One region of Bacteroidia bacterium genomic DNA includes:
- a CDS encoding glycosyltransferase, with product MNKKKKVIISVTNDLSNEYRMHKTALWLIEQGYEVEIIGRKKKHSPPLTTQPYKTKRLLLPFEKGPLFYASYNLILLLTLLFKKYDILLSVDLDTLLANFLAATLKRKRLIYDSHEYFTELPELVHRPKTKKIWLMLEKWIFPKLRYVYTVSPSIAQEYQKKYHVAVKVVRNIPQKNFIQLPFPSHIPNLRIRYNKKILLYQGAINVGRGLEAIISAMSELDYVLLLLGNGDILDNLKKTVIHQKLCEKVHFLGHIPVADLPYYTIQAHIGLCLLDTNMGKSYQYALPNKIFEYLYAGIPVLATEVTEIKNFIDTYKVGKYIKTNELHEIKKGIEDIEKNYSTYVQACEEARKKLKWENEIVSIKSFFE from the coding sequence ATGAACAAAAAGAAAAAAGTTATTATTTCAGTAACCAACGATCTTTCAAACGAATACCGGATGCATAAAACTGCTTTATGGCTGATTGAACAAGGCTATGAAGTAGAAATAATCGGTAGAAAAAAGAAACATTCACCTCCTTTAACTACTCAACCCTACAAAACCAAAAGATTGCTTTTACCCTTTGAAAAAGGTCCTTTGTTTTATGCATCCTACAACTTAATTCTACTTTTGACACTACTATTCAAAAAATATGATATCTTGTTAAGTGTAGATTTAGATACCTTGTTAGCTAACTTTTTGGCAGCTACTCTCAAGCGCAAGCGACTAATTTACGATAGTCATGAATACTTTACAGAACTCCCTGAACTTGTTCATCGCCCAAAGACCAAAAAAATATGGCTTATGTTAGAAAAGTGGATATTTCCAAAATTAAGGTATGTATATACAGTTTCACCTTCTATTGCCCAAGAATATCAAAAAAAATATCACGTAGCTGTAAAAGTAGTACGCAACATTCCTCAAAAAAATTTTATTCAACTACCTTTTCCTTCACATATACCTAATTTACGCATCCGTTACAATAAAAAAATTTTACTTTACCAAGGTGCAATAAATGTAGGCAGAGGACTAGAAGCCATTATCAGCGCCATGTCTGAATTGGATTATGTACTACTACTTTTAGGCAATGGGGATATATTGGATAATCTCAAAAAAACGGTAATTCATCAAAAGCTTTGCGAAAAAGTCCATTTTTTGGGACATATTCCCGTAGCAGATTTGCCTTATTACACAATTCAAGCTCATATAGGATTATGCTTGTTAGATACAAATATGGGCAAAAGCTACCAATATGCACTACCTAACAAGATATTTGAATATCTTTATGCAGGTATTCCTGTGTTAGCTACAGAAGTAACTGAAATTAAAAACTTCATTGATACCTACAAAGTAGGTAAATACATTAAAACAAACGAGCTACATGAAATAAAAAAAGGCATTGAAGACATAGAAAAAAACTATTCAACTTATGTACAAGCTTGCGAAGAAGCCCGAAAAAAACTAAAATGGGAAAACGAAATAGTATCTATTAAGTCATTTTTTGAGTGA